TTCGTAGATAGCCTTCCACGGTTGTTCTCTGTCGAACGACTGAAGCCGCACCACATCGAATCGTGGGTTGATTCCCACGAATGGGGACCGAGCTATCGACGTGGAGCCATGACGGCAGTAGCTAGAGTCTTCAATTGGGCGAGGAAGAAAGGACATATCGAGCGGGATCCAATCTACAGAATGCTCGAAAAACCCCCCGCGGACAAACGGGAAATTGTTCTCTCGCCAAAGGAATATAACCTGGTTCTGCAATACGTTAAAGGGGATTTCCGCGATCTTGTCGTCACCGCATGGGAGACAGGTTGCAGACCCCAAGAGGTTCGCATGGTAGAGGGTCGGCACGTTGACTTGGCGAATGGTCGGTGGATATTTCCGGTGAAGGAATCCAAAGGAAAGAAGACTCAACGTATCGTATATCTCTCGGATTCGGCGCTGGCGATTACCAAACGACGAATGTTGCGACATCCAACTGGACCAATTTTCCGTCGGTCGGGCGAGCCATGGACACGGTACGACTCCTCCCAATACTTCCGGCGTCTGAAGAATAAAGTTGGCGTGCATTATCGGCTCTATGACTTCCGGCACAGCTTCATTACAAATGGTCTCAAGAGAGGTGTTGATCCGATCACGATGGCGACCCTGGTTGGTCACACGTCCTTGAAGATGATCCACGAGTGCTATTCGCACGTTTCGCAAGACGCGATGCATATGCGAAAAGCGGCGATGAAAGCTATCGCAAGTGCTTAAGTTTGACTGGTCGCGCTTTCTCCGGCCATTCTTTCGGCCGCCTTCCATGACGGCCGCTGTCTATAAATGCCTTCACATCCTCCGGCATTACGCGCAGCCCGGCACCACCGGCTCCGACCGAGACAGAGGGGAGCCTGCCACTCTCTAGTAGCGCATAAACATTGGAAAGTGAGCAGCTTAGCAGTTCGGCTACTTGTTTTGGTCGAAGTAGATTCATGACTCTTAAATTTTTTATAAGAGGACGCAAATGTCGCAATCG
Above is a window of Pirellulales bacterium DNA encoding:
- a CDS encoding tyrosine-type recombinase/integrase, which codes for MIILPFSPCRSQINITQFTGRLGLMGRKAKTPWFWAQAGEYCTTVHGRRYRLGPDKKAADKKFHALLAAPDERVPSNTVRAIIDLFLDWTEKHREELTYVWYRNHLQSFVDSLPRLFSVERLKPHHIESWVDSHEWGPSYRRGAMTAVARVFNWARKKGHIERDPIYRMLEKPPADKREIVLSPKEYNLVLQYVKGDFRDLVVTAWETGCRPQEVRMVEGRHVDLANGRWIFPVKESKGKKTQRIVYLSDSALAITKRRMLRHPTGPIFRRSGEPWTRYDSSQYFRRLKNKVGVHYRLYDFRHSFITNGLKRGVDPITMATLVGHTSLKMIHECYSHVSQDAMHMRKAAMKAIASA